The Hippea jasoniae genome includes the window CTTCTTCTGCTACTTTCAATGCATGCTCAAGGCTTTCAACAGGGTCTTTTGTTCCAGGAACTACAGGAACACCGGCCTCAATCATTCTCTGTCTTGCCCTTGTCTTGTCGCCAAGAATGTACATCGACTCGGTGTTTGGACCGATAAATGTTATACCAGCTTCCTCGCATGCTTTAACAAACTCAGAGTTTTCAGCTAAAAATCCATAACCCGGGTGCACTGCATCACATCCTGCCTTAACACCCACCTCAACGATTTTATCTATTCTTAGATAAGACTCTGCAGCAGGAGAAGGACCTATATAATAAGCTTCATCCGCATATCTAACATGCAAAGCATTTCTATCTGCATCAGAATATACAGCTACAGTCTGGATACCCATCTTTCTGCAGGCACGGGCAACTCTAATTGCTATCTCACCTCTGTTGGCTATTAAAACCTTTTTAAATTCTTTATACTGTGCCATTTATGACCTCCCTTCCTATAGAGGAATATTTCCATGTTTCTTTGGTGGATTGGATTCCCTCTTGTTCTTTGTCATCTCCAAAGCCTGAATTATCTTTAACCTTGTATCGGCAGGGTCGATAATTTCATCTATATATCCAAGACCTGCAGCAACATAAGGATTGGCAAATTTTTCTCTATACATCTTTACAAGCTCGGCCTTTTTCTCTACGGGATTTTCAGCTTTTGCGAGTTCTCTTCTGTATAGAATATTAACCGCACCATCAGGACCCATAACTGCAATCTCTGCAATCGGATATGCGTAATTCACATCTGCTCTAAAGTGCTTTGAAGCCATAACATCGTATGCTCCACCATATGCTTTTCTTACGATTAATGTAATTTTGGGAACAGTTGCTTCAGCGTATGCATAAAGCAGCTTAGCACCATGAATAATAACGCCGTTGTGCTCCTGTGCAACGCCTGGCATGTATCCTGGTTGATCCTCAAAAGTGACAATAGGAATATTAAATGCATCGCAGAATCTGATAAACCTTGCGGCTTTAATTGCTGCTTTGTAATCAAGTGCACCTGCAAAGAATTGTGGCTGGTTGGCTATAATACCTACACTTCTTCCACCAAATCTTGCAAAGCCAACCACCATATTCTTTGCATAGTTTTCCTGTACTTCAAAGAAATATCCATCATCCACAACCTTTTTAATCAAATCTTTCATATTGTAGGGTTTGTTTGGATCTGCTGGCACAAGGTCATAAATAGATTCATCTCTTCTGTTTGGTGGATCATCTGTTGGTTTAAATGGCGGATCCTCCATGTTGTTTTGAGGTATAAACTGCAATAACTCTCTAACAAGCATTAAAGCGTCTTCATCGTTTTCTGCAGCAAAGTGAGCTACCTGTGTTTTTGTTGTGTGAACATCTGCGCCACCCAAATCCTCTTTGGTTATCTTCTCACCTGTAACGGCTTCGATTACATCAGGTCCTGTAATAAACATGAAGCTTGTATTTTTAACCATTATTGTAAAATCTGTCACTGCTGGAGAGTAAACCGCACCACCTGCAGTTGGACCCATGATTACAGAAATTTGAGGAATTACGCCTGAAAACATAACATTTCTTAAGAAGATATCGGCATAGCCTGCCAATGATTCTACGCCTTCCTGAATCCTTGCACCACCGGAATCATTCAAGCCAATAACAGGAGCACCGTTTTTTGCGGCCAGATCCATAATCTTGCAGATCTTTTTTGCATGGGCTCCAGAAAGCGAACCACCAAAAACGGTAAAGTCCTGACTGAAAACAAATACCAATCGTCCATCGATCGTTCCATATCCTGTAACAACACTATCGCCAAGGATTTTCTGCTTCTCCATTCCAAAATCAGTACACCTGTGTACAACAAACTTATCCAATTCAACAAAGCTGCCCTCATCAAGTAGCAATTTAATGCGTTCTCTGGCGGTTAGTTTTCCCTGGGCATGCTGTTTTTCAATACGCTCCAGTCCACCGCCTAATTCAGCCTGCTCTTCAAGTTTTTTGAGTTCCTCAAGTCTCTCACGCATCTGTTAAACCTCCTATATGACTATTTTCAACCACAATATATCTTAATCAAGCCAAAGTGTCAATAAACTTTTTTATCAATAGTTTGATAATTTTGACACTATTTCTATATATTGGTACAAATGAAAGAAATTTTTTAATAAGATTTAACATTGATTGTTTATAAAACTAAGGCAACTAAAAGAATGCAAAATTTCGCTTTTTTAATATTTGAAAATTCTATTACTATTTTTGTATAGTTTAGCAAAAAAAGGAGATTGAAATGGACAGGTCGGTTTTTAGAGAATACGACATAAGGGGCATCTGGCAGAAAAATATCGATGAGGGGTTTAGTTTTAAGTTAGGAAAAGCCTTTGGTATCTATCTAAAGCAAAAGGGGTTTTTAAAAAAAAGGGTAAGTGTTGGCTATGATGCAAGGTTATCTTCAGCTGAAATATTTAAAGCTGTTGCTATAGGCCTAAACAGTGAAGGTATTGAGGTTCTGGATCTTGGTTTGATTCCCACACCTATAAGCTATTTTTCTCTATTTCAACTTGATATTGACGGAAGCATAATGATTACAGCATCCCATAATCCCAAGCAGTACAACGGATTTAAATTATCGGCAGGAAAGGATACGCTATTTGGGGCTCAGATCCTTGAAATAGCCGATATTATGGAAAACATAACCCAAACTCTCGATGATTCAGAATTAGATATAGAAAAAGTTGATATTTTGAAGTACTACAGGGATTATTTAGCTAAGCAGTTTGGATATTTAAAAGATTTTGCCTATAAGCCGCGTTTTGCCATAGATGGAGGCAACGGTTCTGCTGGTTTTGTGGGCTATGATGTATTCAAAGATCTTGGTTTTGAGCCTATAGGTTTATTTATCCAGCCGGATGGGAATTTTCCCAATCATCACCCAGATCCTACAGTGGAGGAAAATCTTTTAGATCTAAAAAAAGCCATCAAGAACAACAATCTTGATTTTGGCATAGGTTACGATGGTGATGGCGATAGAATTGGGGTTGTATTGAGGGATGGATCGATTCTGTGGGGTGATCAGCTTTTACTTCTGTTTGCTGAATATATTTTAAAAGAAAAGAAAGACGCAGTATTTGTTGCAGATGTAAAATGCTCAGATGTTATTTTCAAAAGGATCGAGCAGCTTGGGGGCAAAATAGTGATGTATAAAACAGGGCATTCGCTCATAAAAAGCAAGATGAAACAGCTAAAAGCAGACCTTGCCGGTGAGATGAGCGGACATATCTTTTTTGCGCATAGGTACTTTGGATATGATGATGCTATTTATGTTTCATTAAGACTTGTTGAGATAGCAACAAAGTTTAAATTAGACCTTCTTGATTGGAAAAAAAATCTACCGGAGGTTTTCAATACACCAGAGATTCGCATAGACTGCCCTGAAGATAAAAAGCAAAGCGTAATAGAAAGATTTAAAAAAATTCTAAGTAGTGAAGAGTTATTTGATATTGAAAACATTATCGATATCGACGGTGTTAGATTCCACACAAAGCAGGGATGGGGACTTGTCAGGGCAAGCAATACACAGCCTGTCCTTGTTTTGCGTTTTGAGGCTCAAAGTAAAGATGCCTTGGATGATTTAGAAGAAAAAACATTGAAGATAATCGGAGAGCTGATAAATGAATGAAATATGGGAAAAATTAAAAAGCAACGAGCGACTCAATATAAATGATGCTAAGAAGATTTTGGCAAGTGATGATTTAATTGAGATAGGCAGGCTATCGCGTTGGTTAAAGTTAAAAAAAAGCGGCAAAAAGGTATATTTTGTATTTAATAAACATATCAACTACACAAACCTCTGCGTTTCAAAATGCAAATTCTGTGCTTTTTATAGAAACGGTTTTGAAGAGGATGCATATACTATGGAGGTTGAGGAGATTATAGATGAATTAAAGCAGCTGCCTGAAGATGTAAAAGAGGTTCACATTGTTGGGGGTTTGCATCCCACAAAACCGTTTTCATACTATGTTGATATGATTAGCTCAATCAGAAAAAACTTTCCTTCCATAAACATCAAGGCCTTTACGGCGGTGGAGATTGATTATTTTTCAAAAATCAGCGGTTTAAGCTATAAGGAAGTGTTAAAAACACTCAAAGATGCAGGGCTTGATTCGATGCCCGGAGGAGGTGCAGAGGTTTTCTCTGAAAGGGTAAGAAAAAAACTCTATCCCAATAAAATTCCTTTTGAAAAGTGGGCTTCAGTCCATGCAACAGCCCATAAACTCAACATTCCGACAAACGCTACGCTTCTTTTTGGTCATATTGAGACAGACGATGAAATTATAGACCATCTGTTTAAACTCAGAAGGCTTCAGGATGAACACCCCGGTTTTTTGTGTTTTATACCGTTGAGCTTTCATCCTGCAAATACGCCACTTAAAGGTAAGATTGAAAAGGTTGATGCCGTTAGAGAACTTAAGGTTTTGGCTTTATCAAGGTTAATTCTTGATAACTTTCCACATATAAAAGCCTACTGGGTAATGCTTTCGCCAAAGATAGGTCAGATCGGCCTACATTTTGGTGCTGATGATATTGACGGAACGATTATAAAAGAGAGGGTAACCCATGCAGCAGGTGCTCAAAGTCCTCTTGGTATGGAAAGAGACAATATTATCCATCTTATAAAAAACGCTGGCTTTATACCTGTTGAAAGAGATGCTCTCTACAACGAGATAGAGGTTTACGATGATTGATAAGATTTATAAAAAAATAGAAAACGGCGAAAGAATAAATAAAAAAGAGGGTGTTGCACTTTTAAAAGAGGGTGATTTTTTAGAGCTTGGCAGGCTTGCAAACATTATACGGTTTAGAAAGCATCCTCAAAGGGTTGTTACATTTATACTTGATACCAATATCAACTATACGAATATCTGCTATGTTGGATGTAGCTTTTGTGCCTTTTTTAGAAAAAAAACCGATAAAGATGCATATACTTTATCGATTAATGACCTGATTGAAAAAATAAAAGAGGCTAACAAAAAAGGTGTTACTACTGCTCTCATTCAGGGAGGGCTGAATCCTGAAATTCCTTACAGCTATTATATAGATCTGGTAAGAGAGCTTTCAAAATTTTCTGTGCATGTGCATGCCTTTTCTCCGCCTGAAATAGACCTAATGTGCAAGATTTCATCAAAAAGCGTTGATGAGGTGTTTGAGGATTTAAAAAAAGCTGGACTGACAACAATGCCTGGCGGTGGAGCTGAAATTTTATCAGAAAGGGTAAGAAAAATTATTTCGCCGAAAAAAATTTCGACAAAAAGGTGGCTTGAGATTATGGAAAAAGCCCACAGGCACGGTATAAAAACAACGGCAACAATGATGTTTGGTCATATTGAAACAGATGAGGATATAGTTGAACATCTTGAGCATATCAGGAGCCTGCAGGATAAAACAAAAGGGTTTAGTGCCTTTATCTGCTGGGATTTTAAACATGAAAACAACGAATTGGGCAAAAGGGTAAAAAGAAAGGTAACCGCTATTGATTATTTGAGGCTTGTTACCTTTAGCCGCATATATCTGGATAATTTTGACAATATTCAGGCAAGCTGGGCAAGTCAGGGAAAGGATACCGGTGAGGTAGCACTTCATTTTGGTGCAAACGATATGGGTAGCATGCTGATTGAGGAAAATGTTATGAGACAGGCAGGATTCAGGGTAAAAGCAGGAATTGATGAAATAGCTTCTTTGATTAAAAAAGCAGGTTTTAAACCTGCATTGAGAACAACAGACTACAGGATAATTAAATACCTTTAATCACTCAAAACAGTTCTGTTTCTGCCGCTGTTTTTGGCTTCATATAGGGCTTTGTCGGCCTTTTTAAATAGCTCATCAGGTGAGTCATTCTCCTTTATACCGGCAACGCCAAGGCTTATAGTCACTTTACCCACTTTTTCAAAATCGTGATTTTCTACTATTTTTCTAAGTTTCTCTGCTATTGTGTATGCTGTTTTTGCATCTGTACCTAAAAGCAAAACGGCAAACTCCTCACCGCCAATCCTAAACACCATATCGGATGCCCTAACACTATCTGATATAAGCTGTGAAAGCTCCTTTAAAACTATATCGCCAATATCATGACCGTAGGTGTCGTTTATCTTCTTAAAGTGGTCTATGTCGAAAATAATTAAAGAAAATGGTTTTTCATTCTCTAATGATTTGTCCACCTCATCGTAAAAAATCTTATTAAAATGCCTTCTATTGAAAAGGTTTGTAAGTCCATCTTTTATGCTCAGCTGTAAAAGTTTATCCTGGGTGTGCTTTTTGTGAGTTAAATCAAAGATTATTGCAATAAGTCCTTCCTCATATTCGTCTTTAAACATTGAACAGTGAATACCCAGATATTTTGGTTGAGAACATACATTTATCTCTTTTTCTTCATATATGTTTTGCTGGTCCGTTTCGTATATCTTTTTTAGATATTCAGTTAAACTATTTGTATCCTCTTTGCAGAAGAATTTACTGAAGGCTTCGTTTTTGGTAATAATGTTGCCATTTTCATCAACAACAATTAAAGGGTTGGGTATAGAATCTATCAAATGAGCCTGGAATTTTTCCTTTTTTACAAGCTTGGTTCTATACTCTTTAAGTCTGATCATAAGCTTATCAATAAAGAAATAAGCGATAATAAAGATTAAAATTTCAAATATAAATAACTCTGCCGATAGCTTAAGTACACTAATAAGCAAAATCTTTGAAAGCTTTTTTTCTCTTTTTTGTAATTTTGACTCAAAAATCCCGGGATGAAAACCACTACCAATAATCCAGTGCCACGGCTTGAAATAATAGATAAAAGAGGTTTTAAATGATATTTGATTTGTACCCAATATTTTGTAGTAGTAGTTTACATAACCTCTGCCCTTTGATAAAGCTATTTCAACCATTTTTTTGGCAAATAGATTACCTTTTGCATCTTTGCGCTTATTTATATCAACATATTTACCTACAAAATCTGGCTTGTTTGGAAGCACTATTCCTTTGTAAAATATCGGTTTATTATCTTTATCGAAAATCACTTTTATAACAAACACATACCCTGTTCCATTCACCCTATATCTAAAATTATTCATTTCTGTCTTATATTTTTCTTTTAGTTTATTCTCGATTTTTTCTAAGGGTTTTGCTGCCATTATATAAACATTGAAATTAGGGTCAAACTTGATGTAGGAAATATAAGGCGTAGCATGAATCGATAAAACGCCACTAAAAACAGGCTTTACCTTTAAAAATTTTTCAACACTTTTTAGATTATCGCCGTCTTTAATGCCTTTTATGGAACTTTTTATAACTTTGAAATTTTTATTTAATACGGCACAATGCTCGTTGGAATATCCAACGAAATTAATAATTAAATTAAAGAGTTGTTTAGGTGTTGCGGTATGTTTTAATGGCACAAAGATTCTATCTATCTCGTTTGCATATATCTTTAGCTGACTGATTGTTGATGGAATCATAGAGCTATAATCTTTTTTTAACCTTTTAACAAATAGCATTACTACATTTCTTACCCTTGCTTCTTCTTCTTGAAGATAAATTTTTTGGTATTCTTCTGTTATTAGATGCTTAAATGTATTCAAATATCTATAAAAACCTAAGCTGATAAATAGTAGTATAGCTATCTCAACAATTAAAGTTATTGTAACAAATTTTAACTTAAAACTTTTTTCCTCAGCCATATCTTGAAAACTTATAACAAAAAATTAACCGCAAAACAAATGTAAAATGCCCTCTTGAAAAACTGCAAAAAATGTGTTATTAATTAGCTGCAAACGGAGGAGTGGCCGAGTCTGGCTTAAGGCGGCGGTCTTGAAAACCGCTGAGCTCGCAAGGGCTCCGTGGGTTCGAATCCTACCTCCTCCGCCATTTTTTATATGGAGAGGTGGCCGAGCTGGCTGAAGGCGCTCGCCTGCTAAGCGAGTGTGTGGGCTAAAACCTGCACCGCGGGTTCGAATCCCGCCCTCTCCGCCATCTGCAGTTCAATTCCGATTAAAATAAAAATCTCTATACAATCAAGCGATTTTTTGTTTTGATAAAAAATAAAATGCTATCTGTTGTCAAACTCAACATTACCTTCATTCTTATGTTTTTTCTCTTTCAAAAAGGCAAATCCAAACACAAACAGGTTAAAGGCAAATATTACAGCAGTTAAAATATACATTACCTTAAAAGAGCAATGGATGCCAATTTCGATACCAAACAAAGGACCAAGGCTTCCTCCTATATCACCCAAAAGTTGATATAAACCAACGGCTCTGCCCCTCTGGTTGATAGTTGTAAAATCCCCTAAAATACTCAATAAGGTGATATTGTTTATTCCAACAGAGACTCCTATCATAATCAATGCAATCAATACATCTAAAGCTGTATTTGCTATACCAAGTAGTATAAAACCGCAAATCACGATTGCAACGGCTGGAAAACCGATAATAGAGCGAATGGCGAGTTTATCTATGATTTTTGATGCTATAACCCCCGCAAGACCACTTGAAACCATCATTATGGACATGGCAATACCGCTTGAAAATCTTGCATCATTAACAAAAAAGAAGATATGCTTGAAAGATAAAAATATAACAAGCGTTGCCATAACAACACCCTGCACAGAAAAGAATGTCAAAAGATTGCCAGTTGATATTACAGCCAGATCGGGGTTTTTAATGATAAATCCAAACGATTCCTTTAGTTTAAACGAAGCTTTAAATTTCTCTATTTTCTCCTCTTTAAAGAATACCAGAACAATAAAAGCTCCGATAAATGATGCAGATACGCTTAACAAAAAGGCAGTTAGATTTGAAAACAGGCTTGAAAAAATTCCCCCAATGACAAGTCCAGCAGGCACTCCTAAAGATAAAGCAATTCTAACTTTGGCTGTAAACTGCCCCCTATTTTTGCGTGTGGATCTGTTTAATGCTATTGTGTTTGCAGAGATAAAAACAAAAGCAGAGCCCACACCCCAGATAACCCTTCCAGCAAGCATCAACCAGCCATGACAGATATACAAAGAGATAACATAAAAGATGCTTCCCAGGCTCTCAAGAAGAAGTCCACAGACAAGTGGTGTTTTACCTCCAAAAGAATCGATAACAAGACCAACAAACTGATTAACAAATATACGCGTGATTTTATTTGCAGATATGATTAAACCGATAAAAAAAGCCGACAAACCAAATTGCAAACTCAGAACAGGCAGGATTGGAAAAACTATTCCTCCACCAATGCCACCCAAAAACACAACAAGGGGAAGAACAAATCCAAGGCCATTGTTTTTCATGCAGAAAGAATATTGGATTTTTGAGTGTAATTCTACTAAAATTTACAAAAAAAGGAGGTATTATGGCAGTGTTAAAATCATTTATCTTATCGGTTGCTACTTTTGTGTTTTTGTTTTGCACTACAGCTTTTGCTGCATCAAATATTATTATCTTTCATGCAGGCAGTCTTACTGTGCCCATTAGAAAAATGGCTAAAGCCTTCCAAAAGAAGTATCCGCAATACAGAATCTTAGATGAGCCTTCTGGCTCTCGTGTTGCAGCAAGAAAGGTTGCTGAACTAAAAAAGCCATGCGACATCGTGGCAAGTGCTGATTATACGGTTATAAACAACATCCTTATGAAAAAAGGATTTGCCGATTTTAATATTGAGTTTGCAACAAACAGCCTTGCTATTGTTTATACCAAAAAATCACGATATGCGGGTATAATTAATCAAAAAAACTGGCCTTATATTTTACTAAAAAAAGATGTGGTTGTTGGGCATTCAAATCCAAACGATGACCCCTGTGGCTATAGAGCGATGTTTGTTGCAAAACTTGCCCAAAAATATTATCACATCAAGGATTTCTACAAAAAGTTGTTTGGATATCCCGACTATTACAAGCCGGGATTTGAAAAAAAAGGAAAAATCGTTGTAAGACCAAAAGAGACTGATTTGCTATCTTTGCTTGAAGCTGGTGATGTTGACTATATCTTTCTGTATAAATCTGTGGCAATTCAGCACCATTTAAAGTATATTCAGCTACCAGATCATATAAATCTATCAAACCCTGAATATGCAAAATTCTATTCGCAGGCTTGCTTTAAGGTTACAGCTAACTCACCCAATAACTACATTTTAAAATGTGCAAAACCCATAATCTATTCGCTTACAATACCTCACAATGAAAATTCACCACAAAATCCAGACGGTGCTATATTGTTTGTTAAATTTATGCTCTCAAAAAAGGGTCAATCTATATTAAAATCGTGCGGGCAGGGCATTATAAATCCACCTGTGGTGATAGGCAAAAAACCTGTGTGGCTTAAATGAGTTTTTTGAAAGTTGACAATATCAGTTTTAATATATCAAGCTTTTCTTTAAAGAACCTATCGTTTGTTATAGAAAAAGGCAAGACGCTTGCTTTGATAGGAAAAAGCGGCTCTGGCAAAACAATGACACTTGAACTTATAGCCGGTATAAAAACACCGCATAAAGGCAAAATTTACCTTGATGAGAAGGATATAACACATCTGCCACGCCACAAAAGAGAGATTTCAATCGTATATCAGGATTATGTTTTGTTTCCACATATGAATGTGGAGCAAAACATACTTTACTCCCAAAAAAACAAACCAGACAGAGATCTATTTCAAAGAATTGTTAACACTTTTAAAATAAACCATATGCTTAAAAGGCCTGTAAATGCACTATCCGGCGGAGAAAAGCAAAAAATTGTACTTGCAAGGGCGATTATGTCTAAACCAAAATTACTTTTACTTGATGAGCCTTTAAGCGCCATTGATTTTCCGTTCAGGCGGGATTTTTTAGACTTTATTTATTATTTAAAAGAAGAGTTTGGTCTGACGATGATCTATGTTACGCACAACTTTAAAGAGGCTTTAACCATTGCAGATGAAGCAGCTGTGATGTTTAACGGAGAGATTATAAGAAAAGGTAGGCCTGATGAGGTTTTGCAAAATCCAGAAAACTTAGAAACGGCACGGTTTCTGGGTTATAGGAATATTTTACCCATAAACCTTTTAGAGCAACAAAAAAGGGGTTTTTTTAGCGTATCACCAGAAAAGATAAACATTTTTGACAAACAAAAAGATGGATGTCTCTGTCTAAAAGGCAAATTAAAAAGCCCTATTGATATATCAAAAAGATACTCTATAATCGATGTAGATGGTTATAATGTGTTTGTTAAAGCCAAAGAAAATGCCAAAACCAAGCTATTTATATGTTTTAAGAAGGAGGATATCATTTACCTAAATGGTTAAAGATTTTAGATCGATATTTGCACTTTTGGGTGTTATCGTAGTTATTTTTCTGCTTTTTCCTGTAATAGACCTCTTTAAAATTTCAGGCCTTTCAGCACTAAAAGATGCAATATCGGATAAAACGGTGGTTAACTCTGTTATCTTAACGATAAAAATATCCTTTTTCTCAACGGTGTTTATCCTATTATTCGGCGTGCCGCTTGCCTACCTGCTTGCAAGATATAACTTTTTTTTAAAACCTGTTGTTGAAGGAATTGTTGATCTACCCACAATGATTCCCCACATTGCTGCAGGTATTGCACTGCTTGTTGTATTTGGTTCAAAGGGATTGTTAGGAAAATTTTTTTATACATTCAGCATAAAGTTTCTTGATACTCAGTGGGGTATTTTTGCTGCCATGAGCTTTGTTTCTGCACCTTATCTTATAAACGCAGCCAAAGAGAGTTTTAAAAAAATAGATCCAAGACTTGAATATGTTTCTGAAACATTGGGCATCACACCTTTTGAGACATTTTTAAAAATAACTCTGCCTCTTGCAAAAAAAGATATTATAAACGGTGCTTTGATGATGTGGGGTAGGGGAATAGGCGAGTTTGGAGCTGTTGTTGTGCTTGCCTATTACCCCATGACAACGCCTGTTTTGATATACGATAGATTTACAAGCTACGGTTTAAAATACGCAATGGGTGCTGCAGTTTTGTTGATAACCATTTCGCTGTTAATATTTGTTTCTGTAAGATTTTTATCAAGAAAGTAGGGGGTTGTTATGAAAAGTATGATAAAGCCTAAAGAAGCACTGAATATTATTTTAGAACAGATTAAGCCTGTTGGATGCGAAGAGGTTTCGATTTTTGAGGCAAACAGAAGGGTCTGCTGCAAAAAACTCATATCAAATAAAAACCTGCCACCGCTTGATGATGCTGCAATGGATGGTTATGCGGTTAGATTTGAGGATATTAAAAATCCACCTGTAACATTAAAGATTTTGGGTGTGATTAAAGCTGGCGATGATGTGTCAGGCAAAAAAATAGAAAAGGGCAGCTGCTACAGAATCATGACCGGTGCTTTTTTGCCTGAAGGTGCTGATACGGTTGTTGAGTTTGAAGCAACAAGACAATTAGATGAAAACAGCGTTGAAATCTTAAAAGAAAAAAAGAAAAATGCCAATGTAAGGTTTAAGGGAGAGGATATAAAAGAGAATGAAGAGATAGATTTTACAGGAGAGATTCTTACACCCTACAAACTCTCAAGACTGGTCTCGACAAACAATATTTTTGTCAATGTCTATAAAAAACCTTCTGTGTGTATTATATCAACAGGCGATGAACTGGATAAATTGGGAAGCTGCAAAAAACATTCAATAATAGACTCAAACGCTTTTTTCTTAAAGTCGTTTTTAAAGCAGGAACTTGATATTGATGCTGCCTATCTTGGTATATCGAAAGACTCAAAGGACGACCTTATTAAATTACTGGATGAGGCCTCCCGCTATGATGTTATTATTACAACAGCGGGCATCTCTTTTGGAGATTTTGATGTCGTAACCAATGTAGAAAAACAGATCGGCATAAACTGGTTGTTTAAGTATGTACAACAAAAGCCGGGTAAACCTTTTGCGTTTGGAACACTGAAAAAT containing:
- a CDS encoding acyl-CoA carboxylase subunit beta, which produces MRERLEELKKLEEQAELGGGLERIEKQHAQGKLTARERIKLLLDEGSFVELDKFVVHRCTDFGMEKQKILGDSVVTGYGTIDGRLVFVFSQDFTVFGGSLSGAHAKKICKIMDLAAKNGAPVIGLNDSGGARIQEGVESLAGYADIFLRNVMFSGVIPQISVIMGPTAGGAVYSPAVTDFTIMVKNTSFMFITGPDVIEAVTGEKITKEDLGGADVHTTKTQVAHFAAENDEDALMLVRELLQFIPQNNMEDPPFKPTDDPPNRRDESIYDLVPADPNKPYNMKDLIKKVVDDGYFFEVQENYAKNMVVGFARFGGRSVGIIANQPQFFAGALDYKAAIKAARFIRFCDAFNIPIVTFEDQPGYMPGVAQEHNGVIIHGAKLLYAYAEATVPKITLIVRKAYGGAYDVMASKHFRADVNYAYPIAEIAVMGPDGAVNILYRRELAKAENPVEKKAELVKMYREKFANPYVAAGLGYIDEIIDPADTRLKIIQALEMTKNKRESNPPKKHGNIPL
- a CDS encoding phosphomannomutase/phosphoglucomutase translates to MDRSVFREYDIRGIWQKNIDEGFSFKLGKAFGIYLKQKGFLKKRVSVGYDARLSSAEIFKAVAIGLNSEGIEVLDLGLIPTPISYFSLFQLDIDGSIMITASHNPKQYNGFKLSAGKDTLFGAQILEIADIMENITQTLDDSELDIEKVDILKYYRDYLAKQFGYLKDFAYKPRFAIDGGNGSAGFVGYDVFKDLGFEPIGLFIQPDGNFPNHHPDPTVEENLLDLKKAIKNNNLDFGIGYDGDGDRIGVVLRDGSILWGDQLLLLFAEYILKEKKDAVFVADVKCSDVIFKRIEQLGGKIVMYKTGHSLIKSKMKQLKADLAGEMSGHIFFAHRYFGYDDAIYVSLRLVEIATKFKLDLLDWKKNLPEVFNTPEIRIDCPEDKKQSVIERFKKILSSEELFDIENIIDIDGVRFHTKQGWGLVRASNTQPVLVLRFEAQSKDALDDLEEKTLKIIGELINE
- the mqnC gene encoding cyclic dehypoxanthinyl futalosine synthase, with the translated sequence MIDKIYKKIENGERINKKEGVALLKEGDFLELGRLANIIRFRKHPQRVVTFILDTNINYTNICYVGCSFCAFFRKKTDKDAYTLSINDLIEKIKEANKKGVTTALIQGGLNPEIPYSYYIDLVRELSKFSVHVHAFSPPEIDLMCKISSKSVDEVFEDLKKAGLTTMPGGGAEILSERVRKIISPKKISTKRWLEIMEKAHRHGIKTTATMMFGHIETDEDIVEHLEHIRSLQDKTKGFSAFICWDFKHENNELGKRVKRKVTAIDYLRLVTFSRIYLDNFDNIQASWASQGKDTGEVALHFGANDMGSMLIEENVMRQAGFRVKAGIDEIASLIKKAGFKPALRTTDYRIIKYL
- a CDS encoding MFS transporter, producing the protein MKNNGLGFVLPLVVFLGGIGGGIVFPILPVLSLQFGLSAFFIGLIISANKITRIFVNQFVGLVIDSFGGKTPLVCGLLLESLGSIFYVISLYICHGWLMLAGRVIWGVGSAFVFISANTIALNRSTRKNRGQFTAKVRIALSLGVPAGLVIGGIFSSLFSNLTAFLLSVSASFIGAFIVLVFFKEEKIEKFKASFKLKESFGFIIKNPDLAVISTGNLLTFFSVQGVVMATLVIFLSFKHIFFFVNDARFSSGIAMSIMMVSSGLAGVIASKIIDKLAIRSIIGFPAVAIVICGFILLGIANTALDVLIALIMIGVSVGINNITLLSILGDFTTINQRGRAVGLYQLLGDIGGSLGPLFGIEIGIHCSFKVMYILTAVIFAFNLFVFGFAFLKEKKHKNEGNVEFDNR
- a CDS encoding diguanylate cyclase — its product is MAEEKSFKLKFVTITLIVEIAILLFISLGFYRYLNTFKHLITEEYQKIYLQEEEARVRNVVMLFVKRLKKDYSSMIPSTISQLKIYANEIDRIFVPLKHTATPKQLFNLIINFVGYSNEHCAVLNKNFKVIKSSIKGIKDGDNLKSVEKFLKVKPVFSGVLSIHATPYISYIKFDPNFNVYIMAAKPLEKIENKLKEKYKTEMNNFRYRVNGTGYVFVIKVIFDKDNKPIFYKGIVLPNKPDFVGKYVDINKRKDAKGNLFAKKMVEIALSKGRGYVNYYYKILGTNQISFKTSFIYYFKPWHWIIGSGFHPGIFESKLQKREKKLSKILLISVLKLSAELFIFEILIFIIAYFFIDKLMIRLKEYRTKLVKKEKFQAHLIDSIPNPLIVVDENGNIITKNEAFSKFFCKEDTNSLTEYLKKIYETDQQNIYEEKEINVCSQPKYLGIHCSMFKDEYEEGLIAIIFDLTHKKHTQDKLLQLSIKDGLTNLFNRRHFNKIFYDEVDKSLENEKPFSLIIFDIDHFKKINDTYGHDIGDIVLKELSQLISDSVRASDMVFRIGGEEFAVLLLGTDAKTAYTIAEKLRKIVENHDFEKVGKVTISLGVAGIKENDSPDELFKKADKALYEAKNSGRNRTVLSD
- the mqnE gene encoding aminofutalosine synthase MqnE; its protein translation is MNEIWEKLKSNERLNINDAKKILASDDLIEIGRLSRWLKLKKSGKKVYFVFNKHINYTNLCVSKCKFCAFYRNGFEEDAYTMEVEEIIDELKQLPEDVKEVHIVGGLHPTKPFSYYVDMISSIRKNFPSINIKAFTAVEIDYFSKISGLSYKEVLKTLKDAGLDSMPGGGAEVFSERVRKKLYPNKIPFEKWASVHATAHKLNIPTNATLLFGHIETDDEIIDHLFKLRRLQDEHPGFLCFIPLSFHPANTPLKGKIEKVDAVRELKVLALSRLILDNFPHIKAYWVMLSPKIGQIGLHFGADDIDGTIIKERVTHAAGAQSPLGMERDNIIHLIKNAGFIPVERDALYNEIEVYDD